The Ensifer adhaerens genome contains a region encoding:
- the rsmD gene encoding 16S rRNA (guanine(966)-N(2))-methyltransferase RsmD, producing MRIVGGEFRGRSLATPKSNDIRPTTDRTRESLFNILSHSYPDALDGTRVLDLFAGTGAVGFEALSRGCRHALFVEQGVEGRGLIQTNVETLGLQGRAKVFRRDATSLGGVGTMEPFHLVFADPPYAKGLGEKALESAAIGNWLVPGALVILEERADVQPAPVAVFENLDVRVFGDTRMHFYRFRGA from the coding sequence GTGCGGATCGTCGGCGGAGAGTTTCGGGGTCGCAGCCTGGCGACCCCAAAGTCCAACGATATCCGGCCGACCACGGACCGGACGCGCGAAAGCCTGTTCAACATTCTGAGCCATTCCTATCCGGACGCGCTCGACGGCACGCGTGTGCTCGACCTTTTCGCGGGCACCGGCGCCGTCGGCTTCGAGGCGCTGTCGCGCGGATGCCGGCATGCGCTCTTTGTCGAGCAGGGCGTCGAGGGCAGGGGCCTGATCCAGACCAACGTCGAGACGCTCGGCCTGCAGGGCCGGGCCAAGGTCTTCCGGCGCGACGCCACGAGCCTTGGCGGCGTCGGTACGATGGAGCCGTTTCATCTCGTCTTCGCCGATCCGCCCTACGCCAAGGGGCTGGGCGAAAAGGCATTGGAGTCGGCTGCCATCGGCAACTGGCTGGTGCCCGGCGCCCTGGTGATCCTCGAAGAGCGGGCAGATGTCCAGCCGGCGCCGGTCGCAGTCTTCGAAAACCTTGACGTCAGGGTGTTCGGCGACACGCGCATGCATTTCTATCGGTTTCGCGGAGCCTGA
- a CDS encoding TIGR01459 family HAD-type hydrolase, which yields MAARINSFREIAKRYDVVLCDVWGVLHNGVQAFASACEALAEARAAGLTVVLITNSPRPSPMVKVQIRSLGVPDEAYDRIVTSGDVTRALIAAADKKIFFIGAERDLPLLEGLGTQIVSSEDAETVVCAGFYDDETETPEHYRATLTGLAKRKIPFICANPDLVVERGHRLIPCAGAIAKLYEELGGEARIAGKPYIAIYRAALGEAKAARGAIDLTRVIAVGDGMPTDVKGAQDAGLDLLYISAGIHAQEYMNESRTDEAKLAAFLKKEGASPKYWMPRLA from the coding sequence ATGGCCGCAAGGATCAACAGTTTTCGCGAAATCGCCAAGCGCTACGATGTCGTTTTATGTGACGTCTGGGGCGTGCTTCACAACGGCGTGCAGGCTTTCGCGTCCGCCTGTGAAGCATTGGCCGAGGCGCGCGCCGCCGGACTGACCGTCGTGCTCATCACCAATTCACCGCGCCCGAGCCCGATGGTGAAGGTGCAGATCCGCAGTCTCGGCGTGCCCGACGAAGCCTATGATCGGATCGTCACTTCGGGCGACGTGACCCGGGCGCTGATCGCTGCCGCCGACAAGAAGATCTTCTTCATCGGCGCCGAGCGCGACCTGCCCCTGCTCGAGGGGCTGGGGACGCAGATCGTTTCCTCGGAAGATGCCGAGACGGTCGTCTGCGCCGGCTTCTATGACGACGAGACCGAAACGCCCGAGCATTACCGCGCGACCCTGACGGGCCTTGCCAAGCGCAAGATCCCGTTCATCTGCGCCAACCCGGACCTCGTCGTCGAGCGTGGTCACCGGCTGATCCCCTGCGCCGGTGCGATTGCCAAGCTTTACGAAGAGCTGGGTGGCGAGGCGCGCATCGCCGGCAAACCCTATATCGCGATCTATCGCGCCGCCCTGGGCGAGGCGAAGGCCGCGCGCGGGGCGATTGACCTGACCCGTGTCATCGCCGTCGGCGACGGCATGCCGACGGACGTCAAGGGCGCGCAGGACGCGGGCCTGGATCTGCTCTATATCAGCGCCGGTATCCACGCCCAGGAATACATGAACGAAAGCCGGACCGACGAGGCGAAGCTTGCCGCCTTCCTCAAGAAGGAGGGCGCCTCGCCGAAATACTGGATGCCACGGCTCGCCTGA
- a CDS encoding nucleoside deaminase, producing MAETTRFMDAALEEARKAAERGEVPIGAVVVFDGRIIASAGNRTRELNDVTAHAEIVAIREASAVLNDERLAGADLYVTLEPCTMCAAAISFARIRRLYYGADDPKGGAVDSGVRFFGSPTCHHAPDVYSGLAERESAEILRDFFASKR from the coding sequence ATGGCTGAGACGACACGCTTCATGGATGCGGCCCTTGAAGAGGCCCGCAAGGCTGCCGAACGCGGCGAAGTGCCGATCGGCGCCGTGGTGGTTTTCGACGGCCGGATCATCGCCAGCGCCGGCAATCGGACCCGCGAGCTCAACGACGTGACGGCCCATGCCGAAATTGTCGCGATCCGCGAAGCCTCCGCAGTCCTCAACGACGAACGGCTTGCTGGCGCCGACCTCTACGTGACGCTCGAGCCGTGCACGATGTGCGCCGCGGCGATCTCCTTTGCGCGCATCCGCCGCCTTTACTACGGCGCGGACGATCCGAAAGGCGGTGCGGTCGACAGCGGCGTACGGTTCTTCGGCTCGCCCACCTGCCATCACGCCCCCGACGTCTATTCCGGCCTCGCCGAGCGGGAATCTGCCGAGATCCTGAGGGATTTCTTCGCCAGCAAGCGCTGA
- the groES gene encoding co-chaperone GroES: MASTNFRPLHDRVVVRRVESEEKTKGGIIIPDTAKEKPQEGEIVAVGSGARDESGKVVALDVKAGDRVLFGKWSGTEVKINGEDLLIMKEADIMGIIG; the protein is encoded by the coding sequence ATGGCAAGCACCAACTTCCGCCCGCTGCACGACCGCGTCGTCGTTCGCCGCGTTGAGTCTGAAGAGAAGACCAAGGGCGGCATCATCATTCCGGACACCGCCAAGGAAAAGCCGCAGGAAGGCGAAATCGTCGCCGTCGGTTCGGGCGCCCGTGACGAAAGCGGCAAGGTCGTTGCCCTCGACGTCAAGGCTGGCGACCGCGTTCTGTTCGGCAAGTGGTCGGGCACCGAAGTCAAGATCAACGGCGAAGACCTTCTGATCATGAAGGAAGCCGACATCATGGGCATCATCGGCTGA
- a CDS encoding GNAT family N-acetyltransferase: MTISIRDARPEDAETILRFITELAIYEKEPDAVEATVGMLQDSLFGPGAITRAVICEKDGKPAGFAMWFYNYSTWQARKGLYLEDLYVTPDCRGSGAGKMLLKHLARIAVEEGCGRFEWSVLDWNEPAIRVYEAVGAEPMSEWTRYRLSGAALTSFAAD; the protein is encoded by the coding sequence ATGACCATCAGCATTCGCGACGCCCGCCCGGAAGATGCAGAGACGATCCTGCGCTTCATCACGGAACTTGCCATCTACGAAAAAGAGCCCGACGCCGTCGAGGCGACGGTCGGGATGCTCCAGGATTCGCTTTTCGGCCCGGGCGCCATCACCCGCGCCGTGATCTGCGAGAAGGACGGCAAGCCGGCCGGCTTTGCCATGTGGTTCTACAACTATTCCACCTGGCAGGCGCGCAAGGGGCTTTATCTCGAGGATCTATACGTCACGCCGGATTGCCGCGGTTCGGGCGCCGGCAAGATGCTCCTGAAGCACCTGGCAAGGATTGCCGTCGAGGAAGGCTGCGGCCGCTTCGAGTGGAGCGTTCTCGACTGGAACGAGCCGGCGATCCGGGTCTACGAGGCCGTGGGTGCCGAGCCGATGTCGGAATGGACGCGCTACCGTCTCTCGGGCGCAGCACTGACGAGCTTCGCAGCCGACTGA
- a CDS encoding pseudouridine synthase: MTSKDKPTRPGGKSAGRDKKPHFADKKGAAPKKAAGAKASGPKSFGAKGPGRSFDAKTSDPKAGASRPARERPAAAAAAADEPQRISKILARAGVASRRDVERMIMEGRIRLNGVILDTPVVNATLADAIEVDGQPIRGIERTRLWLYHKPAGLVTTNADPEGRPTVFENLPDELPRVLSIGRLDINTEGLLLLTNDGGLARVLELPSTGWLRRYRVRAHGEIDQEALDKLKDGIAVDGVLYGAIEATLDRVQGSNVWITMGLREGKNREIKNVLGALGLDVNRLIRISYGPFQLGELPEGHVQEIRGRTLRDQLGPRLIEDAKANFDAPLYNDQAATVAGEAEDDAADTRRPERNNRWEKPEDKRERALSRLDTRRDDRRDGGGRGKDGARGKGGPREDRDAKFEDRPKRAPAQRARTANVWMAPGARPLAEKKPKSVDGDATEKSARRERPESAPKSKRYGRNKDGLATKTTGKFDPDRKGGPHRDFDRADRPASAAPVKRRDDEGEWISASEPARRGKDEGRDGGFGRRKSGDAGDRRSRDHGDRPARRDGGDRPRSEGGPRSYSDKPRAPRADGDRPQRREGGERSFSDRPARSDGGDRRFDKPRAPRADGDRPPRREGGDRPFGDKPRGKSFGGKPSGGKSFGERSGGPRGGKPGGGKPGGGRPGGPGRSGGGRPAGGGKPRGRGN, from the coding sequence ATGACATCCAAAGACAAGCCCACGCGGCCTGGCGGCAAGTCCGCTGGCCGGGACAAGAAACCGCATTTCGCCGACAAGAAGGGCGCTGCGCCGAAAAAGGCTGCAGGAGCCAAGGCTTCCGGCCCGAAGTCTTTCGGTGCCAAGGGCCCCGGCAGGAGCTTCGACGCAAAGACGTCTGATCCCAAGGCCGGCGCTTCGCGTCCGGCCCGGGAGCGCCCGGCAGCGGCTGCAGCGGCCGCCGACGAGCCGCAGCGCATCTCGAAGATCCTGGCGCGCGCCGGCGTTGCCTCGCGTCGCGACGTCGAGCGCATGATCATGGAAGGCCGCATCAGGCTCAACGGTGTCATCCTCGACACGCCCGTGGTCAACGCGACGCTCGCCGATGCGATCGAGGTCGATGGCCAGCCGATCCGCGGTATCGAGCGCACGCGCCTCTGGCTCTATCACAAGCCGGCCGGTCTGGTGACCACCAATGCCGACCCGGAGGGCCGTCCGACCGTATTCGAGAACCTGCCGGACGAGCTGCCGCGGGTTCTGTCGATCGGCCGCCTCGACATCAACACCGAGGGCCTGCTGCTCCTCACCAATGATGGCGGCCTTGCCCGCGTGCTCGAACTGCCGTCGACCGGCTGGCTGCGCCGTTACCGCGTGCGCGCCCATGGCGAGATCGATCAGGAAGCGCTCGACAAGCTGAAGGACGGCATCGCCGTCGATGGCGTGCTGTACGGCGCCATCGAAGCGACGCTCGACCGCGTCCAGGGCTCGAACGTCTGGATCACGATGGGGCTTCGCGAAGGCAAGAACCGCGAAATCAAGAACGTGCTCGGCGCGCTCGGCCTCGACGTCAACCGCCTGATCCGCATCTCCTACGGCCCGTTCCAGCTCGGCGAACTGCCGGAAGGACACGTCCAGGAAATTCGCGGACGCACGCTGCGCGACCAATTGGGACCGCGCCTGATCGAGGACGCCAAGGCGAACTTCGACGCGCCGCTTTACAATGATCAGGCGGCGACCGTTGCCGGTGAGGCTGAAGACGACGCCGCCGACACGCGCAGGCCGGAGCGCAACAACCGCTGGGAAAAGCCGGAGGACAAGCGCGAGCGTGCCCTTTCTCGTCTGGACACCCGTCGTGACGACCGCCGCGACGGTGGTGGTCGTGGCAAGGATGGTGCCCGCGGCAAGGGTGGCCCGCGCGAAGACCGCGACGCCAAGTTCGAGGATCGGCCGAAGCGCGCGCCGGCTCAGCGCGCCCGCACGGCCAATGTCTGGATGGCGCCGGGCGCCCGCCCGCTCGCCGAAAAGAAGCCGAAGTCCGTTGATGGCGATGCCACCGAGAAGTCCGCCCGTCGCGAGCGTCCGGAAAGCGCGCCTAAGTCCAAGCGCTACGGCCGCAACAAGGATGGTCTGGCGACGAAGACGACCGGCAAGTTCGACCCGGACCGCAAGGGTGGCCCGCACAGAGACTTCGACCGCGCCGATCGTCCGGCCTCTGCCGCGCCGGTCAAGCGTCGCGACGACGAGGGCGAATGGATCAGTGCCAGCGAACCTGCCCGTCGCGGCAAGGACGAGGGCCGCGATGGCGGTTTCGGCCGGCGCAAGTCGGGCGACGCGGGTGACCGCAGGTCGCGCGATCACGGTGACCGTCCTGCGCGCCGTGACGGCGGCGACCGTCCCCGTTCTGAAGGCGGACCGCGCAGCTATTCCGACAAGCCGAGGGCGCCACGCGCCGACGGTGATCGTCCGCAGCGTCGCGAAGGCGGTGAGCGTTCGTTCAGTGACCGTCCGGCTCGCAGCGACGGCGGTGATCGCCGGTTCGACAAGCCGCGGGCTCCACGCGCTGACGGTGACCGTCCGCCGCGTCGCGAAGGTGGCGACCGTCCGTTTGGCGACAAGCCTCGCGGCAAGTCGTTCGGCGGCAAGCCCTCGGGCGGAAAATCCTTCGGTGAACGCTCCGGCGGTCCGCGCGGCGGTAAGCCTGGTGGCGGCAAGCCCGGCGGTGGACGCCCCGGCGGTCCTGGTCGCTCCGGCGGCGGGCGCCCGGCTGGCGGCGGCAAGCCGCGCGGCAGAGGAAACTAA
- the ileS gene encoding isoleucine--tRNA ligase, with translation MTDTAEKIDYSSTLYLPQTEFPMRAGLPQKEPETVARWQKMGLYKKLRASAAGRDKFVLHDGPPYANGNIHIGHALNKILKDVINRSFQMRGFDANYVPGWDCHGLPIEWKIEEKYREKGQNKDEVPVNEFRRECRDFAAGWIQVQAEEFKRLGIEGDFDNPYTTMNFHAEARIAGELMKIAKLGQLYRGSKPVMWSVVERTALAEAEVEYADVESDMIWVKFPVTEGPDSLAGTFVVIWTTTPWTIPGNRAIAYSSRYAYGLYEVATAENDFGPQPGEKLIFAKRLADESAAKAKLTFNFVRDLEADELSSVTCAHPLHGLGGGYAFKVPLLDGDHVTDDAGTGFVHTAPSHGREDFDAWMDNARALEARGISSAIPFTVDDAGYFTADAHGFGPDAEGGAGRVIDDKGKKGDANDRVIKALIARHALFARGRLKHSYPHSWRSKKPVIFRNTPQWFVYMDKAFGDGTTLRSRALSAIDDTRFVPGAGQNRLRAMIEGRPDWVLSRQRAWGVPIAIFADDQGEILIDEAVNARILDAFEQEGADAWFTEGAKDRFLGNDHDHAKWHQVMDILDVWFDSGSTHTFTLEDRPDLKWPADVYLEGSDQHRGWFHSSLLEACATRGRAPYNAVVTHGFTMDEKGEKMSKSKGNTVTPQEVMKDAGADILRLWVMTTDYWEDQRLGKTIIQTNIDAYRKLRNTIRWMLGTLAHDKGEEIAYAEMPELEKLMLHRLAELDQVVREGYDAFDFKKIARSLIDFSNVELSAFYFDVRKDALYCDAPSSLRRRAALAVIRKLFDCLVLWLAPMLPFTTEEAWLSRKPDAVSVHLEQFPAIPAEWKNDALEAKWEKIRAVRTVVTGALEIERKDKRIGSSLEAAPVVHVADPELLKALEGQDFAEICITSGITVETTEGPADAFRLADVAKVSVVPKLAEGQKCARSWRITTDVGSDALYPDVSARDAAALRELGFKA, from the coding sequence ATGACCGACACCGCTGAAAAGATCGACTACTCCTCGACCCTCTATCTGCCGCAGACGGAATTTCCGATGCGCGCGGGCCTGCCGCAGAAGGAGCCGGAAACGGTGGCCCGCTGGCAGAAGATGGGCCTCTACAAGAAGCTGCGCGCATCGGCTGCCGGCCGCGACAAGTTCGTGCTGCACGACGGCCCGCCCTATGCCAACGGCAACATCCACATCGGCCACGCGCTGAACAAGATCCTCAAGGACGTCATCAACCGCTCGTTCCAGATGCGCGGTTTCGACGCCAACTACGTACCCGGCTGGGACTGCCACGGTCTGCCGATCGAGTGGAAGATCGAGGAGAAGTACCGCGAGAAGGGCCAGAACAAGGACGAGGTTCCGGTCAACGAGTTCCGTCGGGAATGCCGCGATTTCGCCGCCGGCTGGATCCAGGTCCAGGCCGAGGAGTTCAAGCGTCTCGGCATCGAGGGCGACTTCGACAATCCCTACACGACGATGAACTTCCACGCCGAAGCGCGCATCGCCGGCGAACTGATGAAGATCGCCAAGCTCGGCCAACTCTATCGCGGCTCGAAGCCTGTCATGTGGTCGGTCGTCGAGCGCACGGCGCTTGCCGAAGCCGAAGTCGAATACGCCGATGTCGAAAGCGACATGATCTGGGTGAAGTTCCCGGTCACCGAAGGTCCCGACAGCCTTGCCGGCACCTTCGTTGTGATCTGGACGACCACGCCCTGGACCATCCCCGGCAACCGCGCCATCGCCTACTCGTCGCGTTATGCCTATGGCCTCTACGAAGTGGCGACCGCCGAGAACGATTTCGGCCCCCAGCCGGGCGAGAAGCTGATCTTTGCCAAGCGCCTGGCCGATGAGTCTGCCGCCAAGGCGAAGCTCACCTTCAACTTCGTTCGCGACCTCGAGGCCGATGAACTGTCGTCCGTGACCTGCGCCCATCCGCTGCACGGTCTGGGCGGCGGCTACGCCTTCAAGGTGCCGTTGCTCGACGGCGACCACGTGACAGACGATGCCGGCACCGGCTTCGTGCACACGGCCCCGAGCCACGGCCGCGAGGACTTTGATGCCTGGATGGACAATGCCCGCGCGCTCGAAGCCCGCGGCATCTCCTCGGCGATCCCGTTCACGGTCGATGATGCCGGCTACTTCACCGCTGACGCCCATGGTTTCGGCCCGGACGCCGAAGGTGGCGCGGGCCGCGTCATCGACGACAAGGGCAAGAAGGGTGACGCCAACGATCGCGTCATCAAGGCGCTGATCGCCCGTCACGCGCTCTTCGCTCGCGGTCGCCTCAAGCATTCCTATCCGCATTCCTGGCGCTCGAAGAAGCCGGTGATCTTCCGCAACACGCCGCAATGGTTCGTCTACATGGACAAGGCCTTTGGTGATGGCACGACCCTGCGTTCGCGCGCGCTGTCCGCCATCGACGACACCCGCTTCGTTCCGGGCGCCGGCCAGAACCGCCTGCGTGCGATGATCGAAGGCCGTCCGGACTGGGTGCTCTCGCGCCAGCGCGCCTGGGGCGTGCCGATCGCGATCTTTGCCGACGATCAGGGCGAGATCCTGATCGACGAGGCCGTCAACGCTCGCATCCTCGACGCTTTCGAACAGGAAGGTGCCGATGCCTGGTTCACCGAAGGCGCCAAGGATCGCTTCCTCGGCAACGACCACGATCATGCCAAGTGGCATCAGGTCATGGACATCCTCGACGTGTGGTTCGACAGCGGTTCGACCCATACCTTCACGCTCGAAGACCGTCCGGACCTGAAGTGGCCGGCCGACGTCTATCTCGAAGGTTCGGACCAGCATCGCGGCTGGTTCCATTCCTCGCTGCTCGAAGCCTGCGCCACGCGCGGCCGCGCACCCTACAACGCCGTTGTCACCCATGGTTTCACCATGGATGAGAAGGGCGAGAAGATGTCGAAGTCCAAGGGCAACACCGTCACCCCGCAAGAGGTGATGAAGGATGCCGGCGCCGACATCCTGCGCCTGTGGGTGATGACGACGGATTATTGGGAAGATCAGCGCCTCGGCAAGACGATCATCCAGACAAACATCGACGCCTATCGCAAGCTGCGCAACACGATCCGCTGGATGCTCGGCACGCTCGCCCACGACAAGGGCGAGGAAATTGCCTATGCCGAGATGCCGGAACTCGAAAAGCTGATGCTGCATCGCCTGGCCGAACTCGACCAGGTCGTGCGCGAAGGCTACGACGCCTTCGACTTCAAGAAGATCGCCCGTTCGCTGATCGATTTCTCGAACGTCGAACTCTCGGCCTTCTATTTCGACGTTCGCAAGGATGCGCTCTACTGCGACGCGCCGTCGAGCCTGCGCCGCCGTGCGGCACTCGCCGTCATCCGCAAGCTCTTCGATTGCCTCGTGCTGTGGCTGGCGCCGATGCTGCCGTTTACGACCGAAGAGGCCTGGCTGTCGCGCAAGCCCGATGCGGTCTCGGTGCATCTCGAACAGTTCCCGGCGATCCCGGCGGAATGGAAGAACGATGCGCTCGAAGCCAAGTGGGAGAAGATCCGTGCGGTCCGCACCGTCGTCACCGGCGCGCTCGAGATCGAACGCAAGGACAAGCGCATCGGCTCGTCGCTGGAAGCCGCACCGGTCGTCCACGTGGCCGATCCGGAGCTGTTGAAGGCGCTGGAAGGCCAGGATTTCGCCGAGATCTGCATCACCTCGGGGATCACTGTCGAGACCACCGAAGGTCCGGCCGACGCGTTCCGGCTGGCTGACGTGGCCAAGGTCAGCGTCGTGCCGAAGCTTGCCGAGGGCCAGAAATGTGCTCGCTCCTGGCGGATCACGACCGATGTCGGTTCTGACGCACTCTACCCGGACGTGTCCGCCCGGGATGCCGCTGCCTTGCGCGAGCTTGGTTTCAAGGCTTAA
- a CDS encoding bifunctional riboflavin kinase/FAD synthetase, translating to MTVFHRNETRDPLPEHLRGGVVAIGNFDGVHRGHQSVLNRALEEAKSRGVPALVLTFEPHPRTVFRPDTPVFRLTPAPLKARILEGMGFGAVIEYPFDRTFSQLSASDFIHRILLEWLHASHVVTGFDFHFGKGREGGPAFLMAAGGDNGFGVTLVDAFRDENASVISSSYVRALLGEGDVAQAAGMLGYRYLVEAEVIGGKKLGRELGFPTANMRLAPEVELRPGIYAVRFRRPDGSLYDGVASFGRRPTVDSDGEPLLETFVFDFSGDLYGEVCAVTFFGHLRDELKFDGLDPLVAQIRQDEAEARALLSGVTPLGDIDRKLNFAR from the coding sequence ATGACGGTTTTTCATCGCAACGAGACCCGTGATCCGCTTCCGGAGCACTTGCGCGGCGGTGTCGTCGCCATCGGCAATTTCGATGGCGTTCACCGCGGCCACCAGTCGGTCCTTAACCGGGCGCTGGAGGAGGCCAAGTCGCGCGGCGTGCCCGCGCTGGTCCTGACTTTCGAGCCGCATCCGCGAACCGTTTTTCGCCCGGACACTCCAGTCTTCCGGCTGACGCCGGCGCCGCTGAAGGCGCGCATCCTCGAAGGCATGGGCTTCGGCGCCGTCATCGAATATCCCTTCGACCGTACCTTCTCTCAGCTTTCCGCCTCGGATTTCATCCACCGCATCCTGCTTGAATGGCTGCATGCCTCGCATGTGGTGACCGGTTTCGACTTTCATTTCGGCAAGGGCCGCGAAGGCGGGCCCGCCTTTCTGATGGCGGCAGGCGGCGACAACGGGTTTGGTGTGACGCTGGTCGATGCCTTCCGTGATGAAAATGCATCCGTCATCTCGTCGAGCTATGTCCGCGCGCTGCTCGGCGAAGGCGATGTCGCCCAGGCCGCGGGCATGCTCGGCTACCGTTATCTCGTCGAAGCCGAGGTGATCGGCGGCAAGAAGCTCGGTCGCGAACTCGGTTTTCCCACCGCCAACATGCGGCTTGCACCCGAGGTGGAACTCCGACCCGGCATCTACGCCGTGCGCTTCCGTCGTCCCGACGGCTCGCTTTACGACGGGGTCGCCAGTTTCGGGCGCCGGCCGACGGTCGACAGCGACGGCGAACCGCTGCTCGAGACCTTCGTCTTCGACTTCTCCGGCGATCTCTATGGCGAAGTCTGCGCCGTGACTTTCTTCGGTCACCTGCGCGACGAATTGAAATTCGATGGCCTCGATCCGCTGGTGGCGCAGATCCGGCAGGACGAGGCCGAGGCCCGCGCGCTGCTTTCCGGCGTCACGCCACTCGGTGACATCGACCGCAAGCTCAACTTCGCCCGATAA